From the genome of Perca fluviatilis chromosome 8, GENO_Pfluv_1.0, whole genome shotgun sequence:
CCTGTACTTCCATCCAGCCTGGATTGTAAGGAGCATTTAGTGTGCCGACACTAACCCAGATaccagacacaacacacagagccaGCTGAGGACCTGACAGAGCACAGGCATGAACGACATCAAGCTGGCCCTGCTGGGAAGCCAGGGGGCTGGGAAATCAGGTGAGTGACTGCAGGGGATTTTTATtcgaaacagaaaaaaagcctACCTGTTTTATTATCTCTGTACTGTGAATGATGAATTCAAAAGTTATATTTGTTGCTTtctttttgtaatgttttttagGTGCACATTGTTCTTTACTTGAGAATTTCCATTTCATGCAACTTTCTACTCTTCTTCATTTTGGAAGCCAATATTATACTTTAtactgatattattattattattattatattactttGCAGAGTCAGAATATTTATACAAActataaatcaactaataaatgatGACGTATATGATATATAGGTTAAGTTCCCCGGCAATATATTTAGCCCTGGCTGCAACATTAGTGCAGTTTAGCTGCAGTATTACTACTAATTATAATCCAGTGATATCATAGATGTTATTCTGATTCAAAGTAGAGTGCTgtaagaagtactcagatcttttacttaaataaaagtagtaataccaaATGGTAGAAATACGTAGAAATGTTACAAGAAGTCCTACATTAAAGATaaataaattcaaaataaacttaaagTATGAACTCATGCAGAATGACCCATCTCAAAATAATGTAGCCTAGGCTTATATGGATTATTATGGACTGGATTATATTTAGTGGTGCATTAATATCACTTTAATTTTACAGCTGGTAAAAGTggagatattttctttttactttatatactgatagcttgtgaatttcaccaagGGATCAATACGTTTCATATTTATCCATTGATAATAATGTACTTAAATCAAAGTACTTAAATCATGAAATAAATGCAGTGGAGTCAAAAGTACAATATGTACCTCATTATTTTAGGCTACTTAAGTTAGTGCTTTACTTATGGCGTTTTTCTACTACATGGTAACATCTTGACTCTCCTCGACTATACTCGCCTTTTTTAGTTACATCCCACCACTGAAGTAGTGATTTGTGGATTGATGTTTGGACTTAAAATGAGGTAGTGGTGTTTGGAGCTAACGCTAACTAGCTATGTGTTAATGTCTGGAAGCTAACTGCCAACTGTATTTCTTACATTTGAAAACAGTAGTTTGACAAAAATGCGAAACAAAGTCCACTTACTATTAGTTTTTACAGAGCGTTCAACCACATCTTTGTCGTTTCTCTAAAATAACGAATTCTATTTTAACTAGACTTCTCTGTGAGCTAATTTAGCTAGGCTAGTTGGCTGTTGAGTTAGGCTAACTTTAACTGGTTGCTGGTTGCTTTCAGGTTGTAACAGACCTACAGTTTTTTCTACTGGGCTTTGGTTGGATGTTACATACTTTAAAAAAACCAAGCCAAACCAAAACCTTCATTCATTGAGATGTAACTGAAATAATGAGGTTAGGCCTATGTATGCCTTCAGAGAATCCCTGTCTTTTGAAAGACCTTTGGTAGATTTAAAACGCATCTGTCGCAGAGCTAATTTCAAGGctggaaaaggaaaaacatattaaaaaaagtaagaaaaattaCATCTTGTTTTATCAATCAGAGTCAGTACTCTCTATCTTTAGGGGCTGCTAAAGTTCTCCGCTACTggttttgtttatgtttcaaTTAACTAGATCAAGCCTTTTACGCTGACTTTGCTGTACTGCTTTGCTGTACTTGTGTTTACATAAGTAATATGTGAAAAAGATCTGCCTCCATCAGCTTATTTTCCAAGACTTTCAACAGTTTATGTGACCATACCTGAAATCTGCAAAGTCAAACACATtccagattttatttttttaaactacaagtTATATGACCCTTGTTGCTGCTTGGGGTCTTGTTGCATATATCAGTAGACTGACTGGCTCTGCGCTGTATTCAAGCTTCATAAAACAATGGGACGTCTCCATTCTCGCTGCCAGGCAGTGAAGCAGAGCTGTTACTGTGGAGATGCTACAGCTCTGGAggctgtatgtgcatgtgtgtccatTAAATACgtttttgtttctgctttttgctGCTTTCAATGCACATTTcccattgttttgttgttttgctctctgaatatatctctatatatatattgctaTTGTGCCTCAAAGTCCTATGAGTTTAATTTGCTTTGCATTTTCCAGAATGCATGCATGAGTACATTTTTAGGGTCATATCCATATTTGTGTGCCCCCGTAGCATGACCCCTGTATAACCCCTTCAGAAGCCCATACAAACAGCACTTGAAACTTCAGCCCTTAATTGAAACTGATTGTCCATGGGACCATAACTAGTCAGTTTCATGTGGACCTCTCACTCTGTAGGCGAAGCAGAGGGGGGAAATATGACCATTCAGCTTGCCAAATATGCACACAGGCTTTCCAGCAAAGCCATACAGCCTCTTTCATGTGAGGCTTCAGTTTCACAGCTCCAATCCCAGAGAATGTTGGCACTGTGTTGCGCCTGCGGGAGCGAATGAGGGTCATTTAACCCTCACTGCTGCCACCTGTGAGGGTTGAGAGTTTAATGATGCCATGATTCATTTAGTTGTTttcatttggtctgtttcctCCAGCTGTCCTTGTACGGTTCCTGACCAGGCGCTTCATCGGTGAATATGCCTCTAACGCCAGTAAGTGTTTCCATATTTGAAGAGATTGAGGTTTGAtgtgttttggtttttggtCCTAGAGAACAGAGTTTATCTCCAGACATCATTGGTGTTGCTATTTAGTTCCTTAGTGGTGCATTGATTTCACCTGAGCATTCATGAGATTATCAATCCAGGATTACTTCTGTATGCAGCATAATTCAAATATGATTACAGctgtaaaattattaaaatagtaaatGCCATACTCATACACACTACATTAGCTACTTCTCATGtcgcttaaattgcctcctcgagtcctccacttgcctcccttcctcacaTCTTAGTCTCTCCTAAAGAGGAGGCACGGGAGGAATGAGGAActgaggaaatgtgttttagagggatgagacgtcctttgcTCTGAAGCATCACATGAATACGTCAGCTGTTAGTGCgcagttagcaactccttcagctacacggcttccaggaaggctggtctcgtgtatcctcgcctacagctcctcgatgatccctcctcattcatcggggcagaaataagagctttgagacagcCTTCACCGAgtagggacagaacaacttccggttcagccgaggactgaggagtcgaggagctatcaaataagcgACATGAGAAGCACCTATTGTCTCCAATTAAAGCCATATTTATCTTTTCTGCCACTTGTGGGCAGTGGGAgagaaatatctgtctctttagctgatatatgctatgctaagctatgctaaaAGTTAAATAATGGTGATGTAAACCAACAAAAGAGAAAGATGCTTAAATGCTCTGTTGAGCTGAAGTGAAACTGCAGAGTTAGGTATTGGATTGTCACTTTACctatacacattaaacacatgtCATTTAATACATTGTTCatataataatatgtattagtgcagctttaaatccAAAAAATAAACCAGCCAAACTCAAGATAAGAtagaacaaacaaacagaaagacagacagacagacagaaaatgaTGGGTAGAGAAAAGCATTTGGTATGCATATccacataaaaaacacacaaagagattTTGTACCATCAGTGAATATTCTAATCAATTGACATTACTGTTATATTTAACTCTTTCTAATCCTTGTTACAGATTCCCTATACCATAAAAGGCTGTCAATCGATGGCAGGCAGCTAAATCTGGAGGTTTTTGACCCCTGCTCTCAGGTACAACACATCACAAACACACCCAATATCATTGGTACTTGAACTCATCTAAACATTTAGATACTTAACTATGTGTGTATTCTTTTATTAGGAAAGCAGAGGTGCAGTAGGACTCCAAACTTTCCTGTTTTGAGTTATATAGCTTCCTCCTGTATTTCAGCCATCTATTTGAAAGTTACATTTTATATTCCAGCATTTTGTTGGACTAATGATAAGCATCACTCACAGGTATGGCAATACAGCTGTtgataaaaatgtcaacaaagcATTAGTGCTGGGAGAAAACCTGCTATCTTCAAAATGTCATAGGCCAAGAGAAGCTCTCCTATTGTaagcattattttttaaatgtatctgAGTTTTTAAAGCCCAATAATGGTAAAAATGTTTGTGAAAACTTCAGCTGAGGTGAAAACATAATCACTTGTTATTTTGGAGCCACAAGtgtttcacattaaaacagtaaaaacTGGCCGGTTTGGAAGCTGCACTACATGCCCAGGACCTTGAATGAATCATAGTCATGACAGTTATCTTTGGGCGGGCACTTGCGCGATCTGCACAACACTTAAAGTTAAATCCAAAAGGTTTATGAGAGTATCCTGAGGCAATGTGTGCCAGTGGCTATTTCTTTGAAGAAAAGAGGCATATAACCTGCCTACTTCTCTTCCAGCAAGACCGAAGAAAGACCTGGGAGGCCTTTTACTACAGACTTAGTATTTTATTGGAATACCCCTTGGCTCAGCAGAACTAGAGCCGGTCATTGTCTTTGTCAGTTAAACTCACTGTAAGGGCGCCCTTTCATATGAAACATTGAGTGGATGTCCTGCCCTTCTGACCTGGACTGCATAAAGAAACTATGAAGTCAATAAAGAGAAAGGGATGAGCGAGTTTGCACAGTGCATAGACATGTCGGCAGACCTGTTGTCCGTCCTACGCTGTTTGTTTCTCCTCAAGGTCACTAAAACTTGTACTGATTCCTCCTCTCAGGGTGACAAGAACAGCAGTAAAATAGCTCTAGAAGAAGTGGGACAACAGTCATGTATACTGTATACGTACCATGTATATAGAAAAAATGTGTAGTGAGTCCTGTGAGAAATTCCCCAGTCAATAGCTTTCTGAAATGCCATTTTTTGAAAGCTAAAAACACATCCAAGAGGAAAAATAACTAGGAGCAATGTTCGAACATGCAGGGAAGCATGTTACAAGCAATAGGCTACAAAAGATTTAGTTAAAGCTGTTATCCATTGCAGTCTGGTTAATTAATGGTTGAGTCCAGTTTAGCTGTTTGAATTATTGGGTGACGTgtcaagaagaaaaagaagaagcactATTGCTATAGTTATCGGCAGTTTAAAGTCACAGTGACATACAAGCTAGAATGTCTTTAGCTTCTAATGTGACGTATTTCTGAAGAAAACTTAAACTGAATATGGGGCAGTACCGAGGgggatttaaatcaaatcttTTAGATTATATCGGCTTAAAAGTTAGAAAACAGATCTCTACAAAGTGATCTTAATTAACTACACATATAAAATCCTATAAAGGATCTTTTTCTGTTGATCATTAAAACAAAAGCCACAATCAATCCCATTTAAATTAATGTCGTAAAGCGATAAAATATGAAAACTTTCAAGGGTTGTGAATACTTTTTATAGACCCTGTATAATACAAAAAGTTGTTTATCATATTCCATAtttttgtgttaatattttacatAACTTTCTTATGGTGAGTTTAATCATATTATTCATTGTCCAGAGCTGACTGTGGCCAAAACTACCAAACTGCCAATGAGCCAATGCTGTCTATCTAAAGCTCATCTTTATGAGTTGATAAAAAGGCACAGTGCACTTCAACTATTTCTCTCTGTTGGAATCTGTCCCAGTACAAACAAGCCATACAGACAGATAATACATACTACCTGAATTTGTCAGTGTGATACCGAAATAAAAGCGTGTGTTGTCCTTGGCAGAGCTCAGAGGCCAGGTGTATACTGGAGGAGCCGGTGGACTGGGCAGATGGCTTTGTGGTGGTGTACAACATCAGCGACTGCACTTCCTTCATTAACGCCAAGAACATCCTGCAGCAGATTCGGGAGGCGCGCTTGAAAAACTGCAAAGGGTCAGAGGCACAATGAGGTTATTTTATTATGTAGTGGACAGAGAGGCTGATGGGGAGCCTCCGCTGGGTTTCAGAAAGTTGAAACTTGATGGAGCCGAGCAGTTTTTAAGtcaaagaaagaaagtttgaggTGCTCCGACACTGCAAAGTCACATGAACTGTAGTCTGTATCATTGAGATTCCACTTCGGGGATTGCACCTGTGCTGTAGGAAAtcccgccggatgcatgtatcttccgtttccttccgctttctttgtgttggaattttaaattcggtggatttctgaggactatggttaactgctcctcagatctctgcagggtaaatccagaaagctagctagactatctttccaatctgagttttctctcgcacgactattttgcagcggctctggttggtttaaagaaatgccattaaacaagagtacgttttcctcccatccccgaatgctatgtggagaagccagaccctccttcagcgcgctttggaggaggggcTGGCAAAGCGAAACTACATGAACTGTGTCCTTTACTGaggctaaatatttttttcaaatgtttactCAAATTTGCTTGTGACTTAGGGGGGTCTTAGATTTGGGTTAAAAAGTTTCAAATTCAACTGAGAAAATTGACTCAAAGCTATCTGACATTATCAGTTAAAACCAACAACTCCAACCtccaaactaaaaaaataatttctgtgAATTTGAGCAATGCTTTTCCAGACAAAACGTTGCAATAATGGGTTAAATAGGTTTAAAATAACAACGCATTCTAATGAACGGGTTTGTACGATATCGCATGAAAATGTATGTACATCTGGATGGCTGTTGAGTTTAGTCACCAAAAAGTGAGCATCATGACAGtgaagtttaggcaccaaaatgattagttaagtttaggaaaaagattgtggtttggattaaccCTCCGAGGACAAAAGATGCACAGGCAAGTCCAAGCAATGTTTGAcaacactcctactcaaaaaccgatattacaaaatttcattttagacatttatctactattttattcatatatttgaCGCTACTTTTGTGAGcccaagacttttgtaaactcatttcaagcaccaaaactaTTGAGTGTAGGTATGTTTTCACAAAAGATTTGAGAAATATATCtgctttagggccaaattatctctttatacattgctctggaacaatTTTGGCGGTCactatacagaaagctgagtttgttctgaacattttgatatgaaacacattgGGATCAGGTAAAATGCCAACCccttaaaaggagaattcaagAAGATATCTAAAAATGCCCTTAGATCTCAGAGAGCCAACTCTGCTCCCCAACTTGAAAGTGCTGTattttatacagcagcagtcaatgtggtacATAAATACGTTGAAATCAACAAATTACTTTACCTTTCATAGCTACAGTGCgaagcataagtgaatacaccaatgctaaagttgactaaaaaaaggaataaaaaatcatcttttggaaattgatcttaatgccttaattaaaaaaatggggaaaaatccaacctttaaggacaacaattttctttgtgaatgaataatgtatcgtaaatacataaatgttcttccttaaaatacagggggcataagtatacataCCCCTATGCTAAATTCctatagaggcaggcagatttttatttttaaaggccagttatttcatggatccaggatactatgcatcctgataaagttcccttggcctttggaattaaaatagcccccccccacatcatcacatagccttcaccatacctagagattggcatggggtactttccataagatcatctctcagtgcaaatcaaaccagctattaggctaactgaaataaaaccatgccaatctctaaaaaaattgaattaaagGAGAACTGttgatagcaaaaaaaaaacgaacagaATCGGTCTTAGCAAACGGGAGTTGCTACAGCTAATGCCCAtagctcccagttagctaaaacggtagttttgggggcataacaTAAAGGAACTGCTGAGTGtggattatcacagaagcctgcctggctgaacacactccctCCCGGGCGGCAGCTACCAGCTAGCACGGCAAGCTAGCAACCGGCAGAAGCAGTTTGAGTTgaaaaacgcatcttgttgtcacgtaagagccctgttcatgttgcataaacattttaattgcattttgtgtctgttaaacaAATGCACTCTTTATGTTATGGCCCCAAATACtcacatatttatagcgatcaagattaactaaattaaaatttaaaaataaaaagttctcctttaaggcattaagatcaattaccaaaagatgattttttaattcctctttttagtcaatcttagcatgggtgtattcacttatgcttagcACTGCTTATACAGTATGTACGAACGGtgcatgagaacagcctgaaaataaaagtaattgttCAGGAAACTGAAGCTTTTTCGGCCCCACATCTGTCCACACTGACATGTCTCTGTTCCAGGGAGGTGGAGGTTCCTGTGTGTCTGGTGGGTAACAAGCAGGACCTGTGTCACGCCCGGCAGGTGGGTGAGGACGAGGGCCGCTGCCTGGCTCAGGAGAACCGCTGTCACTTCCAGGAGGTCTCAGCCGCCGAGAGCTACCAGGACATCGCCAACCTCTTCACCCAACTCATCCGGCAGGTGATGGAGCACCTCAAGTACAGAGCCGACCGACGACGCTACAGCGGCTCCAAGTCGATGGCCAAGCTCATCAACAATGTGTTTGGCAAGAGGAGGAAGTCAGTGTGATGGTCCCAGGGAAGTCAGCTGGGGGAACTGAAGGACCCCTGTTAAAGGGAACATGCTGGGTCTGAAAACTGTTACTACATCGGTCCAAACAGTAACCTCATGTTCACACT
Proteins encoded in this window:
- the rerglb gene encoding RERG/RAS-like b produces the protein MNDIKLALLGSQGAGKSAVLVRFLTRRFIGEYASNANSLYHKRLSIDGRQLNLEVFDPCSQSSEARCILEEPVDWADGFVVVYNISDCTSFINAKNILQQIREARLKNCKGEVEVPVCLVGNKQDLCHARQVGEDEGRCLAQENRCHFQEVSAAESYQDIANLFTQLIRQVMEHLKYRADRRRYSGSKSMAKLINNVFGKRRKSV